AGGTTGATGATGCCGGCGTCGGGCAGCTCGATCGCCTTGAACGACTCGGGGGTGACGGTCTTGGTGGCGTCGTCCGCGGTCTCGATGGCGGTGACCGTCGGCAGCGTCTTGCCGGTCACCGCCGGGTTGATGGCGGGGTCGAGCGAGAAGGTGCCGACGAGGATGCCGGTGCCTTCCTGCGCGGTCACGATGCGAGCGGCGTTGACCCGCACTGCGCCATCGAGCGTCGAACCGCCGTGGGTGATCTCGTTGGGGCGGTCGGTCGCGTAGTCGAAGCTGTTGCAGGCGCTCAGCGCGGGCACGGCGAGAGCCACGAGGACACCCGCGATCGCGAGCCGCTTCTGCTTAACCATGGTCGTCACGCGCGACACTCTATCCGCCCGATCCGGCGATCATGGAAAAGGGTCAGGCACGCAGCCCGACGGTGCTCGCGACGTACAGCATCGCGCCGACCACGGCGGCGATGTAGACGAGCGTGACCAGCAGCAGCTTGCCCGCGCCCAGCTTGAGCCCGGCCTTGAGCGGCAGGTAGGTCCAGCCGTCCTCGTTGTCGGCGACGAGCCCCCACAGGGCGGTCAGGAAGTGCGCGCCGACGCCGAGGGCAGCGGCGAGGGCGATCATCGCCCAGTGAGGTGGTCCGCCCGCGGACTCACCGGCCCAGCCGGCATACGAGAGATATCCGGGGTAGCAGGCGAAGGTCGCCGCCCACGGGACCCAGGAGAAGAGCCCCTTGCGCAGCACCACGTTGGCGAGCATCCCGAGCACCAGCGAGCCGAGATAGAACAGGCCGGCCACGGTGCCGGAGGTCACCGAGAGCGGGATGATCAGGAGTACGCCGCAGCACAGCACGAACCAGACGCCGCCGGCTTCGAGGCGACCGTCGGAGATCGGCTTGCCGCCGCGCCCGTGACGGCGGTCGGCCGACTGGTCGACGAGGTCGTTGTGCCAGCCGAGCACGGCCTGCCCGACCAGCACGGTGATCGCGATCAGCGCGACCTCGCGGGTCGAGAGACCGGCGAGGACCGCAGCCCCCGCGATGCCGATTGCGGTCAGGACTGCTTGACGCGGATGCGCGCTACGAACAAGGAGGAGCGGGGCCCAGTTGCCGACCTTGTCCATGACGCTCTGCTCGTGCGCCGAGGCAGCAGGCACGGCGGACGCACTGGCCTGCGTCGCTTCCTGGTCCTGCACCTGGGCGTTCGACGACATGGTGAAGATGGTCTTGGGGGCGCTCTGCGATGCATTCGCCATGGCGGCAGTATCCGATACGGGGCCAAGCCGCGCAGGACAACTGGCTGAGCCACGCCAAAGATTTCAGTGTCGTTTCGAAACGAGCGACCTCGCGACACGCGCTGCGACCTCCGCGCGCGGAAACACACAACTTATCGATCTGTCAACCCCACATTGATGCCCTGACCTGCAAAAACGCGGAATCCGAATTCTAAGATCCGTGGTAGACTTGTAGCCCTAGGAAGGGGTACCTAAAAAAATGACTTTCACCGTCGGCGAGACCGTCGTATACCCGAACCATGGCGCGGCCGTCATCGAAGACATCGAGATGCGCACCATCAAGGGTGAGGAGCGACAGTATCTTGTGCTCCGCATCATCGCTCAGCAGGACCTCGTGGTTCGTGTTCCGGCCAACAACCTCGAGCTCGTCGGAGTTCGAGACGTCGTGGACAAGGACGGGCTCGATCGAGTCTTCGAGGTGCTCCGCGCGGAGCACGTCGAGGAGCCGACCAACTGGTCGCGTCGTTACAAGGCAAACCTGGAGAAGCTGCACAGCGGCGACGTCATGAAGGTCGCCGAGGTCGTGCGCGACCTGTGGCGTCGTGAACGTGACCGTGGCCTCTCCGCCGGGGAGAAGCGCATGCTTGCCAAAGCACGCCAGATCCTCGTCTCGGAGCTCGCGCTGTGCGAGCACACCAACGAAGACAAGGCTGAAGTCCTCCTC
The sequence above is drawn from the Nocardioides albertanoniae genome and encodes:
- a CDS encoding CarD family transcriptional regulator encodes the protein MTFTVGETVVYPNHGAAVIEDIEMRTIKGEERQYLVLRIIAQQDLVVRVPANNLELVGVRDVVDKDGLDRVFEVLRAEHVEEPTNWSRRYKANLEKLHSGDVMKVAEVVRDLWRRERDRGLSAGEKRMLAKARQILVSELALCEHTNEDKAEVLLDEVLAS